The genomic interval CCCGGTGGATTCGTACACCTCGAGGGCGCGGATGATACGCTGGGCATCATTGGGATGGAGGCGGGCAGCGCTCACAGGGTCGACCTCTGCCAGGCGATGCCAGAGTGCCTGCACGCCAAGGTCTTGCGCTTCCTGGCGCAGCCGCTCGCGGAGGGTCAAGTCGGTGATCTTTGGCCCGAACAGGCCGTCCGCCAGCGCCTTTATGTAGAAGCCAGAACCACCCACCACAATGGGGAAGCGCCCTCTGGCCAATATCTCGGCGATGGCCGCCGCTGCATCGCGCGCATATTCGCCGGCGCTGTAGTACTCATCCGGCTTGCGAATGTCAATGAGGTGGTGAGGGACGAGGGCGCGCTCTTCCAAAGTGGGCTTGGCCGTACCGATATCCATGAACTTGTACACCTGCCGCGAGTCCGCCGAGACGATCTCGGCGCCCAGGCGTAGCGCCACATTGAGGGCCAGCGCGCTTTTTCCGGCAGCGGTGGGGCCGACGAGCACTGGTATGGTGACCCTTGCGCGGTCCACGCGACCCCTCATGCTGCCTCCCCTTGCAGGCTACCGTTGGAAGCGC from Calditrichota bacterium carries:
- the miaA gene encoding tRNA (adenosine(37)-N6)-dimethylallyltransferase MiaA encodes the protein MRGRVDRARVTIPVLVGPTAAGKSALALNVALRLGAEIVSADSRQVYKFMDIGTAKPTLEERALVPHHLIDIRKPDEYYSAGEYARDAAAAIAEILARGRFPIVVGGSGFYIKALADGLFGPKITDLTLRERLRQEAQDLGVQALWHRLAEVDPVSAARLHPNDAQRIIRALEVYESTGLPISLHQARHRPEQSFAWHFLGLRWPRQELYARIERRVDEMMAQGLEEEVRRLLAMGYDERLISLRTVGYKEMFAFLRGELSVEEAVVQIKQHTRNYAKRQMTWFRRDARIQWLEVNEAEGLAQAERQVEQVVARCIAEFSS